Below is a window of Chryseobacterium arthrosphaerae DNA.
CCGCAACTCTGTAGGAGAAGAAAACTTTGCATGGATCATAGAGCATGCTGCAAAACTGGCTATTGAAAAAGCTAAAGAATATGTTCCGGGGAAACCTAATATCACCTGGGGAACTTTCGTGAAAGATTCAATACAATAAACCATCGAAAAATAAAAAAACACAAGAAAAATGCATCAGTTTACTATTGGAATTGAAGAAGAGTATCAGATCATCGACGTTGAAAGCCGGGATCTGGTCTCCCACGTTTCTAAAATCATTGAAGGCGGCAAAGCGGTTTTAAGTGAAAACTTAAAGCATGAGATGCATGAATCTATGATTGAGATGGAAACGGGTATCTGCCAGAACATTCAGGAAGCCAGGGCAGAATTAACGAACTTAAGAAGACATCTTATCAATACGGCCCATGAACAGGGACTTCGTGTTTCCGGAGGTGGTACACATCCTTTTTCGCATTGGTCGGAAAATAATATTACCCAGGGGGAAAGATACATCAAAATTGTAGATGATATGGGTGATGTTGCCCGTGAAAACCTTATTTTCGGGCTTCACGTACATATTGGAATTCCCAACCGTGAAGAAGGGGTAAGAATTCAGAATGTGATGCGGTACTTCCTCCCTCACGTGTATGCGCTGTCTACCAACTCACCTTTCTGGATCGGAAGGTATACAGGATTTAAGTCTTACCGGCAGGAAATCTTCGTGAAATTCCCACGAACAGGAATCCCGAGTTATTTTAATTCCCTGGCGGAATTTGACAGCTATGTTGATCTTCTTGTAAAAACAGGAACTATTGACAATGCCAAGAAAATCTGGTGGGATCTGCGTGTTCACCCGTTCTATCCTACCATTGAATTCAGGATCTGCGACATGCCGTTAAGGATTGATGAAACCGTCTGTCTTGCAGCAATCATGCAGAGTCTGGTAGCCAAAATTTATAAGCTCCATCAGCAGAATCTAAGTTTCAGAAGCTATAGAAGGCTGCTGTTGAATGAAAATAAATGGCGTGCTTCCAAAAGCGGTATTGAAGCTCATCTGATTGACTTTGGCAAAGAAGAGTCTGTACCTTATCCTCATCTTTTAAAAGAACTTTTAGAGTTTATTGATGATGTGGTAGACGATCTGGGCTGCCGTCACGAGGTTGAATATGCCTGGAAAATTCTGGAGAACGGAACCGGTGCCGACAGACAGCTTCAAATCTTTAAGGAAACAGGTGATCTGACAAAAGTGGTAGATTATATGATCTCAGAAACTGAGTATGGCATAACACATGGAGAGCACGCTTCATAATATTTTTGGTAACTTTACAAAAAATATGATGTAATGAAAGATATTCGAATTGCTCTGCTGGACATGAACAACAATCATGTGAATCAAGGTTTTAGAAACATTAAAGAGATTTCCGAAGCTTTTCAGCAGAACTCTGAAGAAAATGTAATCATCAAAACATTTGATGTGAGATTCAAAGATGAAATGCCGGAGATCGGTGACTTTGATATTTTTATTTCTTCAGGCGGACCGGGTAATCCTCACAGAGAAGGCCTTGCATGGGAAGACAGGTTTGCCGGTTTTTTAGATTCTGTTTTTGAACACAATAAATACAGTGAGGATAAAAAATACCTTTTCCTTATCTGCCATTCATTCCAGCTGGCAAGCATTCACTGGAAACTGGGTAATATCTGCAAAAGGAAATCTTATTCTTTCGGGGTAATGCCTGTGCATAAAACCAAAGAAGGCCGTGAAGAGTTTTTGTTCAAAAACCTACAGGACCCTTTCTATGCAGTAGATTCCAGGGCATATCAGTTTATTGAGCCTGATCA
It encodes the following:
- a CDS encoding carboxylate-amine ligase encodes the protein MHQFTIGIEEEYQIIDVESRDLVSHVSKIIEGGKAVLSENLKHEMHESMIEMETGICQNIQEARAELTNLRRHLINTAHEQGLRVSGGGTHPFSHWSENNITQGERYIKIVDDMGDVARENLIFGLHVHIGIPNREEGVRIQNVMRYFLPHVYALSTNSPFWIGRYTGFKSYRQEIFVKFPRTGIPSYFNSLAEFDSYVDLLVKTGTIDNAKKIWWDLRVHPFYPTIEFRICDMPLRIDETVCLAAIMQSLVAKIYKLHQQNLSFRSYRRLLLNENKWRASKSGIEAHLIDFGKEESVPYPHLLKELLEFIDDVVDDLGCRHEVEYAWKILENGTGADRQLQIFKETGDLTKVVDYMISETEYGITHGEHAS
- a CDS encoding type 1 glutamine amidotransferase; the protein is MKDIRIALLDMNNNHVNQGFRNIKEISEAFQQNSEENVIIKTFDVRFKDEMPEIGDFDIFISSGGPGNPHREGLAWEDRFAGFLDSVFEHNKYSEDKKYLFLICHSFQLASIHWKLGNICKRKSYSFGVMPVHKTKEGREEFLFKNLQDPFYAVDSRAYQFIEPDQERFEELGMTVMAIEKFRPHINLERAVMAVRFSDEIFGTQFHPEASPEALIENLKDEKNREAMIENFGMEKYLETMDRIDDEDKIILTRNQILPRFLQFAKKNILKEVESLA